From a region of the Rhodococcus sp. 4CII genome:
- a CDS encoding LuxR C-terminal-related transcriptional regulator — protein MSTLPSPLPPTELAELDGPQLSTLALVLLGSDLDESVIAQVLDVEPDRARAAIDSLRADGWVDGRDTLVRADGKHLRTIVGENRLHTLARRLLTHHVDGGTLTLPVARAVAATGTPSAELSQFLCAQAELAEPAAAVALYADAGRVGSLGDTAVVAYAEACALNGDLDTAVGLADSVLERSESVAGPELAAAVRISAAGAAYCGMIDRSAELYAWLGADRAGADASLAASVLVVAGRLDDAEAVLATSAGAPPTAATAGAALVATGLVQSVTASANAALNSLTRALSLPGRASRPRILPDSPAAITALAALHCGELAHADAVLTRARETDRPGSVTANRHQLLTAWTSMVRGDLTAAQSRLDDLDAASMQQRDLLFVHGLRVGLARRTGDNAALLQAWSGAQGVLAEYSVDLLSLLPLGELWLTSIRVGEPARITHLVEDAQSLLRTLGEPAMWGSALHWYGVQASILAECPADLMPHARALGEAAKVSTYASGLATAGRAWLRVLQGDIDAASVEDAARTLDRIGLPWDGARLAGDAALRASDTKVATALLQVARALRQPTSAGTASDSTVVSSPGTPGSLTDREAEVAELLVQGLTYREIGSRLYISAKTIEHHVARIRRRLGAGSRSELLSMLRAMGHGTASPPPVSTS, from the coding sequence GTGTCCACGCTGCCCTCACCGCTTCCCCCCACGGAACTCGCGGAGCTCGACGGCCCGCAATTGTCCACGCTGGCACTGGTTCTGCTCGGTAGCGACCTCGACGAGTCCGTGATCGCCCAGGTTCTCGACGTCGAACCCGATCGTGCCCGTGCCGCCATCGACTCACTCCGGGCGGACGGCTGGGTCGACGGACGCGACACCCTCGTCCGCGCCGACGGGAAACATCTCAGGACCATCGTCGGCGAGAACCGGCTGCACACGCTGGCCCGCCGGCTGCTCACCCATCACGTCGACGGCGGGACGCTCACGCTTCCCGTCGCACGAGCGGTGGCCGCGACCGGAACACCCAGCGCGGAACTGAGTCAATTCCTCTGTGCTCAGGCCGAACTCGCCGAACCGGCCGCCGCCGTCGCACTGTACGCAGACGCCGGCCGGGTCGGCAGTCTCGGCGACACCGCCGTCGTCGCATACGCCGAGGCCTGCGCACTGAACGGCGACCTCGACACCGCCGTAGGCCTCGCCGATTCGGTCCTCGAACGATCCGAATCCGTCGCCGGTCCGGAACTTGCTGCGGCCGTCCGAATCTCGGCCGCCGGCGCCGCCTACTGCGGGATGATCGACCGCAGCGCCGAACTGTACGCGTGGCTCGGCGCCGACCGCGCCGGCGCCGACGCCTCCCTCGCCGCCTCGGTCCTGGTGGTCGCGGGCCGCCTCGACGACGCCGAGGCCGTCCTCGCGACGAGCGCGGGCGCCCCGCCCACCGCCGCCACCGCCGGCGCCGCCCTCGTCGCGACGGGACTCGTGCAGTCGGTGACCGCGTCCGCGAACGCGGCGCTGAACTCCCTCACCCGGGCACTGTCGCTGCCCGGCCGCGCGTCCCGGCCCCGGATCCTGCCCGACTCCCCCGCCGCGATCACCGCCCTCGCCGCCCTCCACTGCGGCGAACTCGCCCACGCGGACGCCGTCCTCACCCGGGCACGGGAAACCGACCGACCCGGCAGTGTCACCGCGAACCGGCACCAGCTCCTCACCGCCTGGACGTCCATGGTCCGCGGCGACCTGACCGCCGCGCAGTCGCGGCTCGACGACCTCGACGCCGCGTCGATGCAGCAGCGCGACCTGTTGTTCGTCCACGGCCTGCGGGTGGGCCTGGCCCGGCGCACCGGCGACAACGCCGCACTCCTCCAGGCCTGGTCGGGAGCGCAGGGCGTCCTCGCGGAGTACTCCGTGGACCTGCTCAGCCTCCTGCCCCTCGGCGAACTGTGGCTGACGTCGATCCGCGTCGGCGAACCCGCCCGGATCACCCACCTCGTCGAGGACGCGCAGTCGTTGCTGCGGACGCTCGGCGAACCGGCGATGTGGGGGTCGGCGCTGCACTGGTACGGCGTGCAGGCGTCGATCCTCGCCGAATGTCCCGCAGACCTGATGCCGCACGCGCGCGCACTCGGCGAGGCCGCCAAGGTCAGCACGTACGCGTCGGGGCTCGCGACCGCGGGTCGCGCTTGGCTGCGCGTGCTGCAGGGCGATATCGACGCCGCCTCCGTCGAGGACGCTGCCCGCACCCTCGACCGGATCGGGCTGCCGTGGGACGGTGCCCGCCTCGCGGGCGACGCGGCGCTGCGCGCCTCGGACACGAAGGTCGCGACCGCGCTGCTCCAGGTCGCGCGGGCCCTCCGTCAGCCGACGTCCGCGGGCACCGCCTCCGACTCGACGGTCGTGTCGAGCCCCGGCACGCCGGGATCACTCACCGACCGCGAGGCCGAGGTCGCCGAACTGCTCGTGCAGGGCCTGACGTACCGGGAGATCGGGTCACGTCTCTACATCTCCGCCAAGACGATCGAGCACCACGTGGCCCGCATCCGGCGCCGCCTCGGTGCCGGGTCGCGGTCGGAGTTGCTGTCGATGCTGCGGGCGATGGGCCACGGAACTGCGTCTCCGCCGCCTGTGAGTACTTCTTAA
- a CDS encoding S1 family peptidase, translating into MRNVLAHRAAVVGASAMLLLFPFSTAAQAEPVTQTDATQLSADKLPAELVEAITRDLKISPQEYLDRAAKAQELGSYAQDFREQHPDDFAGAWIGLDGQPVVAVTTSEAADAAAKAGYATRIAPVSANGLEKTLSDVNGWIAGLPKDVASQVNSASIDVLDNRVVIDVVNSPAGQALNLPTLLANVKVMLSPGGGGPVEKGPLAGDTYITSAGELAKTPISEISVCSLGFNAVDDSGQAVNISAGHCNPAEGEPSPVFLPNHQNVDDSQQIGTFARSSVGNPADKLDYSVIKLNEAGVKAGLDRPAVRGANGTTLEITGTARPVVGAPICKSGQTSSFTCGVVAADHVETQLFVSDGSSRTINGFAGTACTLAGDSGGAIVTGTLALGITSGSNASGAPNCTEANLVLAPEGGTASLGVPIADIVDTVGSGMRVRTVSD; encoded by the coding sequence ATGCGTAACGTGCTGGCGCACCGCGCCGCTGTTGTAGGCGCCTCGGCAATGCTTCTTCTCTTTCCGTTCTCCACTGCCGCCCAGGCCGAACCTGTTACGCAGACCGACGCCACTCAGCTGAGCGCCGACAAGTTGCCGGCCGAGCTGGTCGAGGCCATCACCCGCGATCTGAAGATCAGCCCGCAGGAGTACCTCGACCGCGCCGCGAAGGCACAGGAGCTGGGTAGCTACGCACAGGACTTCCGGGAGCAGCATCCCGACGATTTCGCCGGCGCCTGGATCGGCCTCGACGGCCAGCCCGTCGTCGCGGTCACCACCAGCGAGGCAGCCGACGCCGCGGCCAAGGCCGGGTACGCCACCCGCATCGCTCCGGTGTCCGCGAACGGCCTGGAGAAGACCCTCTCCGACGTGAACGGCTGGATCGCGGGACTGCCGAAGGATGTGGCCTCCCAGGTCAACTCCGCGTCGATCGACGTACTCGACAACCGCGTCGTCATCGACGTCGTCAACAGCCCCGCCGGTCAGGCCCTGAACCTGCCGACGCTGCTCGCCAACGTCAAGGTCATGCTGAGCCCCGGCGGCGGCGGTCCGGTCGAGAAGGGCCCCCTCGCCGGTGACACCTACATCACCTCCGCGGGTGAGCTGGCGAAGACGCCGATCTCGGAGATCTCCGTGTGCTCGCTCGGCTTCAACGCTGTGGACGACAGCGGCCAGGCGGTCAACATCAGTGCCGGACACTGCAACCCCGCCGAGGGCGAGCCGTCGCCGGTCTTCCTCCCGAATCATCAGAACGTCGACGACAGCCAGCAGATCGGAACGTTCGCGCGGTCCTCGGTGGGCAATCCGGCCGACAAGCTGGACTACTCGGTGATCAAGCTCAACGAGGCGGGCGTCAAGGCCGGCCTGGACCGTCCCGCGGTCCGCGGTGCGAACGGCACCACGCTGGAGATCACCGGCACCGCCCGCCCCGTCGTGGGCGCCCCGATCTGCAAGTCGGGTCAGACGTCGTCGTTCACGTGTGGCGTGGTCGCCGCCGATCACGTCGAGACGCAGTTGTTCGTCTCCGACGGTTCGAGCCGCACGATCAACGGTTTCGCGGGCACGGCCTGCACCCTCGCGGGTGACAGCGGCGGGGCCATCGTCACCGGAACCCTCGCGCTGGGTATCACGAGTGGTTCCAATGCCAGTGGCGCCCCCAACTGCACCGAGGCGAACCTGGTGCTGGCACCGGAGGGTGGCACGGCCAGCCTGGGTGTCCCGATCGCCGACATCGTCGACACGGTCGGATCCGGGATGCGCGTGCGCACCGTTTCCGACTAG
- a CDS encoding S1 family peptidase produces MRSSIARRAAVFGSAALLLLGPVTAAAQADPVEPGASGQAAKLPAELIDAIQRDLSLSPDQYLEHSELGQKLAEFAKIARTQFPDAFAGTWLDNAGTPIVGLADGADKDAAVAAAEKAGFQVKDVAQSESSLQAQVKSLDGWLDTQPPAVADLVRGVAIDIVNNDLVLRADNVGGLQLPDFLKGARVVQSPATAAPLPSTDLAPIAEPLPADSLLGGDAYGSLGGGVGLRCSLGFNGSDGSGRPVNITAGHCDPNLAAAGTSEASEAFSLLPGGGTGPRIGTFAKTSLDIHDYSIIRADDSAVRRFENNGVRVPGAAPVAITGTADPIVGAPVCKSGLTTGFTCGVVTSVAQTVSVGERTLADSFSTSMCALQGDSGGTIVTGTLALGISSASNVGQYPVCRVADVVTFVLGESPELFATPINEVLAENPGLRVRTS; encoded by the coding sequence ATGCGAAGCTCCATCGCACGTCGTGCCGCCGTGTTCGGCTCCGCCGCGCTGCTGCTCCTCGGTCCGGTCACTGCCGCCGCCCAGGCTGATCCGGTCGAGCCCGGAGCGTCCGGCCAGGCCGCCAAGCTGCCCGCGGAACTGATCGACGCGATTCAGCGCGATCTGTCGCTGAGCCCGGACCAGTACCTGGAGCACTCCGAGCTGGGCCAGAAGCTGGCCGAGTTCGCGAAGATCGCCCGCACCCAGTTCCCGGACGCGTTCGCCGGAACCTGGCTCGACAACGCCGGCACCCCGATCGTCGGGCTCGCCGACGGCGCCGACAAGGATGCCGCCGTCGCCGCCGCCGAGAAGGCCGGCTTCCAGGTGAAGGATGTGGCGCAGAGCGAGAGCAGCCTGCAGGCGCAGGTGAAGTCGCTCGACGGCTGGCTGGACACCCAGCCGCCCGCCGTCGCGGATCTCGTGCGCGGTGTGGCCATCGACATCGTGAACAACGATCTCGTGCTCCGCGCCGACAACGTGGGCGGATTGCAGCTTCCGGACTTCCTGAAGGGTGCCCGCGTCGTGCAGTCGCCTGCAACGGCCGCTCCGCTGCCGTCCACCGACCTCGCCCCCATCGCCGAGCCGCTTCCCGCCGACTCCCTGCTGGGCGGCGACGCGTACGGCTCGCTCGGCGGCGGCGTCGGGCTGCGCTGCTCGCTCGGTTTCAACGGCAGCGACGGTTCGGGCCGTCCGGTGAACATCACGGCGGGGCACTGCGACCCCAACCTGGCAGCAGCCGGCACGTCGGAGGCCTCGGAGGCGTTCTCGCTGCTCCCCGGCGGCGGCACCGGACCGCGGATCGGCACATTTGCCAAGACCAGCCTCGATATTCACGACTACTCGATCATCCGGGCCGACGACAGTGCCGTACGCCGGTTCGAGAACAACGGCGTCCGGGTTCCCGGCGCGGCGCCGGTCGCCATCACCGGCACCGCAGACCCGATTGTCGGCGCCCCCGTGTGCAAGTCGGGTCTGACCACCGGCTTCACGTGCGGTGTGGTCACGTCCGTGGCCCAGACCGTCTCCGTCGGTGAGCGGACCCTCGCCGACAGCTTCTCGACGAGCATGTGTGCCCTGCAGGGCGACAGCGGCGGCACCATCGTCACCGGCACCCTGGCACTGGGCATCTCGAGCGCCTCCAACGTGGGGCAGTACCCGGTCTGCCGGGTCGCGGACGTCGTCACGTTCGTCCTCGGTGAAAGTCCCGAACTGTTCGCCACGCCGATCAACGAGGTGCTGGCCGAGAATCCGGGCCTGCGGGTGCGCACCTCGTAA